The genomic region ATCGTTCGCTGATAATTACGGCGGACGGACGATCGAGTACGACGACATCGATCGGTCACTCGTTGATGGAATCCAGATGACTGGGATAAACTAATTGACTTTTCTCATAGTGGAGATAATGAGAACCACACAGGTTCTACTCAAAGAATCTGACACGGTTGATCAGGAGCTAGAAGCCTTTTGTCCGGCAAAATCGTAGCTATTACACACGCGATGGCAACCTCAGAAAACGAATCGAAAGAATGGTCAACTGCGGGACGCCGCAAGGAGCGGCTCGGTTTCAGTATCGACACGGCTCGGACAGCAGTCCACACGGCGATACGCATCTTAGAACGATCAAACAGTTTGCGCCAGGGGAACTGATCGATGGATTCGATAGAGTGGCCGATCGGCTGCTTTCGGTTATCGAATCCGAAGCATCGTTCCGTCGGCCGGTGACAGCTGCGATCGACATCACGACTATCCCCTATTACGGGGATGTCGAAGGGATGTCGATGGTCAGCGGTACGAAGGATAGAGACAGTCGGGCCTTCAAGTTCGCAACGCTCTCGATCATCGGACAGAATATCCCGCTCGTTCTTGCCGTGGAACCGGTTCGAGAAAGTTCTGGATGGGACGACAACCCGTCGAATCAGATCCATCGTACTGTTCGGCGACTCGTTCGACGAGCGAAAAGACACGTTCCGATCGAGACAGTACTCTGTGACCGAGAGTTCGATTCGATACAAGTGTTCCAGACGCTCTCAAACCTCGATGTGAATTACCTCATTCCCAAGCGGATCTCCAGCTCTGAACGGGATATACTCAAACAAATGGAGGAAGACGACCAAGAGGTGGCTGTTGAGTCGGCTTCTGTCCATGTGGAATCTGGATCGCATCCAATGCGGCTCCTGTACGTGCCGTCGACGAGTGGAGAGGGAACGGCCGTCTTCGCGACGAATCTTCGAATCGGTCCCGAGGAAGCCGAGACATTCTGTCAGCGCTACAGCCGCCGGTGGCAGATCGAGAGTGGGTACAAATCGATCAAAGGTGATTTTCTCGCGAAGACCTCCTCGAAAGACTACCGTGTTCGCCTGTTCTACTTCGTGTTCGCGGTCCTCTTGTACAATATCTGGCGGCTGACCGACTTCCTGCTGAAAGCAGGTGTCGACGGGGAAATGGACTACGCGCCTGTGATTGCTGCGGGTGAGTGTGTTGAGCTCGTTGCCTCGGCGTTGATCCCGCACGACTAATCGGCTGAGCTCTCGCTGGGTCCGCCGCTCAAGAGTGACAACCGTATTCAGCAGCGCTAAAATCCACACAATTTCGTACGCTCGTCCGGTAGTTCGAGAGTAAGGATTCAAAATCGATCCCCGACTGCTGAGAATCACCACGACTTGATGGCGATTCGATCCAAAACTAGCCTATCCTCCGAAACTGTGAACTTCCACACTGCGACAGAAGTTGAGACTGGTCGTCTCAATGCATACGGATCTGACACTGATTTCTTTGTACAGGATCTCTCGATCAGCCGAACCCGTGACTTAATTTGAGCGCGTCGTCGATCTCGGCCATTGTCGAGTCGTCGAGACTGCCAGCCACCGAATGGATTCGGTTCTCGACAGACACGACTCGAATTTGGTCAAGCCGCACGGAGGGGCTTTTTTCAAACAGTGAGTCCGACGCTTCCACAAGTAACGCCAATCAACCCGTCAAGAAGCGAGAACGATGATACCCGACCGAGGACTTCTTCCGTCCGACATACTACGGTCGGTAGCGGCCGAAGCTCACAATAGACACTGGATATTGAACGGAGCAGATAAAACGATATCAACACCCAGGAGTTTACGTGATGAGAATAAACGGATCGCGCTCGCGGTTGTAGTCGGCGACGTCTCCGGCGACCGCCTCGATGAGTCGGCGATGAACTTCTCTGGCTGCTCGTCCCTCGTCTGGGCTCAAGTAGTGGAGCCCGCCCAGCTCCGTCCAGAAATCACCGTCAAGCCAAAACAGTGTCTCATCGTTCGACTGGTGGACGATGTCGCCGTTATCGGTCAGTCCCTCGGTGTCGAGTTGGCGACCCGAGAGCTGGGCGCGTGCCAGCACCGCCACAAGTTGCCGGCGTGAAATGGATGCATGAACAGCAACATCGTCGATCAAACTCCCGAAGTAGGCTTCGACAGTATCAATCGTTTGGGAGAACTCATCAAGCGTAACGGAATCTAACGGTATTGTATCTCTTGGTACTTCTCGAGTTTCCCAAGATCGAGAGCCGCTAAGCAATACGTCAGATGCAAGGTTGACTTCAATACTATCCGCCGTTCGACAGTACTGTGTTCTATCCCTGCTCTCGTTCGCAGTGACCTCTTCTAAATACATATTCTCAGAGAGTTCCTTCACACGTCTGTAACAGGTGGCAATCGGGATATCTAGCTCTTGACTCAGCCAGCTAACTGATCGCGGTTCCTTCGCCGCCCGCAGTATATCTACGCTGTATTTCCGCCCGAGTACCGCAACTGCTTCCGTCGACATCTTGTTACCACGATTGATTCTCAAGGCTGAATAGCTGTACCCTATATTTATCGATCTAATTCTATTAGGGCCGATATGAAATGGTTCTCTAAGCGAAAACATAATAGAGCGGAACAACAACATCGGATGTATGAGCGATGGAGACGCGTACACGGAACATACCCCCGCGGGACTTCTCGAATTGTCTTCGGAACTGAATCAAGCTGGTTCTATTGAGGACGTCTCTGTCGTTGCGGTCCGAATGTTGGATCTCAATTTTGATGCGCCTCTTTCGGCGATCTGGGAATACGATGAGGAGGGAAACGAACTCCGCCCAATCGCCGAATCAACTGAGGCACAAGAGGTGATCGGCGATGCACCTATCCTTCCACTCGATTCTCTCGCCGGGCGTGTGTACAGACAGAACCGTCCGGAAGCGTTCGACGATGTCCACGAGGCCGACGGCACGTATAATTCAGACACCCCGATTCGGAGCGAAATTCTTGTTCCAATTTCAGATTTCGGCGTCTTGAGTGTCGGAGCTACTGAAGTAGATGCCTTTACTCAGAAAGACGCAGAACTGGCGAAACTCGTCGCCTCGAATCTCGAACCTGCAATTTCACGAATCCGACACCTCGAGGAGCTACAGGCTGAGCGTGATTGGACACACACGTTGTTTGAAGGCTCCAACGATGCCATTTTCATTAGTGATTCAGACGCGAATTTCGTCCAAGTGAATCAGGCTGCTTGCGAGTTAACTGGCTATGAGCGAGAGGAACTCCTCTCGATGCGTATTCCCGATCTTCACGAAGAGGTCGACTTACATGCCTATCAGGATTACCACGACCAAATTTTAGCTGGCGAACCAGCAACCACTGAAGCGAAACTGCTTCGGAGCGACGACAGTAAAATTGATGTGGAGTTCTCGAACCGTCGGATCGAGCGCGATGGGACGGCCTATATGCATACCGTTGCGAGAGATGTGACGGAACAGCGGGAACGCCGACGTCGTCTGGAGTCATTTCAATCAGCTATCGAGAACGCGAGTGATGGGATTGCTATTTTGGAGAACGAGGAGTACACGTACGTTGATCAAACGCATGCCGACATATACGGGTTCGAGGACAAAAACGAGTTACTCGGGCAGACCTGGCATGAGTTGTACACCGATCCCGTCGAGGTCGAGCACATAGAGGATGAGGCGCTTTCAGCCCTCTGGTCCGATGGAGAGTGGAGAGGTACTGTAACTGCATCTCCAGAAGGCAAGGGAGAATTTCCGACCGAACTATCGCTGACACGCTTGGAAGACGATCGAATCGTCTGTGTTGTCCGTGACGTGTCTGAAAAATATCGGCGTCAAGCGGAACTTCGGGAGAACGAGCGGCGCTTCGAGTCGGTGTTCGAAGATCCTGAGATGCTGGTCGGATTACTGGAAACCACTGGTGAAGTGATCAATGTGAATGAAACAGCCCTGGAGTACGTTTCGCACGCTAAAGATGAGCTGTTGGGGGAACCGATCTGGGAAGGAGACTGGTGGTCGCATTCAAAGACTCTGCAGGACGATCTAAAAGACTGGATCGAACGAGCGGCTGCTGGCGAGTACGTCAGTTTCCAGGCTGAACATCTGGATCAGGACGGTAATATGCGGTTCTTTACCGGGACTATCCGCCCTGTTACAGGGGAATCAGGCGTCGAATCGCTCGTTATTTCCAGTCGGGATATCACGCCCCGCGAGCAGCGCCGTCGCGAATTGGAGACGTTCCAACAGGCTGTCGAGGATGCGAAAGACGGCTTCGCCATCCTCGAAGATGGAGAATACACCTACATCGACGAGACACACGTGGATATGTATGGATTCGACGATACTGACCAACTCATCGGGAACTCCTGGCGGATGCTCTATGACGAAGATGAGGTAGAGCGTCTTGAGTCGGAAGCCTTCCCTGTTCTTGAGTCGGAGGGGCACTGGCGGGGCAAAGTAACCGGATCCCAACCGGGCGGAACGACCTTCCCGGCCGAGATCTCTCTGACTATCATCGATGATGGTCCCCTCGTGTGTACTGTGCGCGATGAAACTGAAAGACAGCAACGGGAGCGTGAACTCGAACTCAAGGAGCAAGCGATTGACTCCTCGAATGTTGGGGTCATGATCACCGACCCACAGCGAGAAGACAACCCGATCGAGTACGTAAATAAAGGATTCACCGACATTACTGGCTACCAGGAGGACGACGCCTTAGGTCGTAATCCACGTTTCCTCCAGGGACCCGAGACAGACCCAGACGAAATATCGAAGCTTCGGGAGGCGATTGCGGCCGGTGAACCGGTAACAGTAGAACTGAAAAACTACCGAAAAGACGGAAGTGAATACTGGAATCGATTGTCTGTCACGCCAGTCACTGATGCAGATGGGACGCTTTCGAAGTTTATTGGCATACAGCAGGACGTAACAGGTCGGAGGCAACGGACTCGGAGCCTGGCAGAACAAAACCGGAAACTCGAATTGGTTCTTTCTGGAACGGACACTGGTATTGCAGAGTGGAGTCTTGAGACGGATCAGATATCATTCGACGACACGCTTGTCGATTTACTTGGCCATGATCCGGACAACTATGAAGAGTTCGTACAGATCGTCGCGCCGGAAGATCGGGACCGTGTTCGTGAGTCACTAGAACGAGTCGGCGAGACCAACGACTTGTCTGCGGATTTCAGAGTTATTGATGCCAACGAACAAACGCGATGGATACACACAGATGCTGTTCTGATACCCGATGACGAAACTGGAGAGAGACTTGTCGCGATTGCCACGGACATAACGGAGCAAAAACGACGGATTCGGCAGATTCAACAGGAGCGGAAGCGATTCGAGATCCTCTCGGAAAGTCTCGAGGAATACGCCTTTGTACTTCTCGATGACGATGGACAGATCGACAGCTGGAATGATGGAGCAGCCGACATCTTTGGATATGACGAAGAAGCTGCAATTGGTATGCCAGCAGCAGAGTTACACCCTGAACAGGATCAAAAACGTGGGATTGCTGATCGGTTACTAAAACAGGCATCACTCGCAGGAGAAAGTACTCACGAAGGACAGCGAGTCCGTCAGGATGGATCGTCGTTTCCTGCAGAAGTCTCATACGTCCCGCTTCAAACTGAAGATGGAGTGTTCCTGGGATACGGGATGGTCATCAGAGATCTTACTAACCAGCGTCAACAGCGGCGTAGAACAGAGCGGTTCGTTGAGGAATCAGTCGACGTCGTGTCTATCTTAGATCGCGACGGGTGTTTCACCTATCTTAGTGGCTCTGCTGAACGGGTTCTCGGATATGATCCAACTCAGCTAAATCAAGAGAGTGTCTTTGATATTATCCATCCTGAGGATCGGGAACGTGTAATGGAAGCGTTTTTCGCCGCCGTGGAGGATTCCGATTCAAGCGTTCAGCTAGAGTTCCAAGCAATGGATGCGGATGAGGAGTGGATTACTGTAGAAGCACGTGGACGGAATCTCTTTGATGATGAAGCAATTGGTGGGTTTCTGTTATATATACGTGACATCAGTAATATAAAAGAACAGACGAAAAAATTCGAATCCGTATTCAATCAAACGTTCCAATTGACGGGACTGCTGACCCAGAGTGGTGAAATCCTCGAGCTAAACGACCCCCTCACGGAGTTCGGCGGCACAGGTGTCGAAGAGAGCAGAGGCACACCACTCTGGGAGTGTCCTCTGTTCGCGCATTCGTCTGAAGTGCAAACTCAAATCAGACAAGCAGTTACTGAAGCATCTTCGGGTTCATTCGTTCGGTTCAACGTGGAAGCAGAAGGCGTTGATGGACTCGCCAGCTTCGACTTCTCGGTCAAGCCGATCTCAAGCCAGCGCGGGGAGCTTAGCTTCCTGGTATTCGAGGCACGAGATGTTACAGCTCAGGAGCAGCGTCGGCGACACGTCCAGGTCTTACACCGGATTATGCGGCACAATATCCGAAATGATCTGACGAAACTGAGAGGGTATGTCGATCTGCTTGCGTCGGACACAGAGACAGACACTCGTGAACAGCGCGCTGCGACGATCCGAGACATTCTCGACAAGTGGGAAAGAATGGCAAACAAGACCCAAGAGCTCCAGAATATACTCACGAGCGAGAGCGCTCTCGCTTCCCACCAGAGTGCTCAGCAAATAGCTGAGGATATTCAAGCGAAAAAAGAAGACGAGCATGCTAATGCGAATATTACTATCACAGCCGACCACGATATAGAACCACAAATACCGAGTAACCTTGAGAAGGCGATTTCTGAGCTCGTTGAGAACGCCATCACAGCGAACGATACTGAGCATCCATCCGTACAGATCAGTGTCTCGCAACCCGATGAACGGTGGGTAGAGGTTTGTGTGTCCGATACTGGGCCTGGACTCCCGGAAATGGAGAAAAATCTCCTCGAAACTGGCGAAGAAACACCGCTAAGTCACGGTCAGGGGCTCGGATTGTGGATGGTGCGGGCACTGGTGACTCGTGCTGGGGGATCGATTTCAGTCGACACCTCGGGCGATGGGAGTGAGATCAGACTGGAAGTCCCCACCCAACCGGCTCGAGAGGACTCACAAAAACCGGGCATCGTGTCGTAAACTATGACCCAAAACGGAAACACAAAAATCCTGGTCGTCGAGGATGACCAGAGTTTGGCTGAGCTGTATGCAGAGTGGCTCTCAGACCGTTATGTTGTCGAAACCGCGTACTCTGGCGAAGAAGCCTTAGAAGCGTTTGATGCGACTGTCGATATCGTCCTTCTGGATCGGATGATGCCTGGGTTATCCGGCGGAGAGGTTCTTACGCGACTCAGACAATATGAGTCGAACTGCCAGGTGGTTATCGTCTCTGCGGTGACACCGGACTTCGATATCGTCAAAATGGGATTCGATGCGTATCTCGAAAAGCCCGTTGAAGCTGACGACCTCGAAGACGTTATCTCCCAGATGCTCACTCGAGCCGAGTACAACGAAGATCTGCAAGAGCTGTTCTCGCTGATAGAACGCCAATCGACCTTGGAAGCGGTCATGGACCCAGATACCCTCGAAACGAGCCCGAAATACCAGGCACTCACGGACCAAATCACAGAACTCGAGGATAAAGTCGAACGGTACCTCCAGAACCTGCCAGACAGGGATTTTCGAGTGGCTATTGAGCGCCTGCAACGAACAGCAGCAGAGCGCAGGGAACAGCAGCAGTACCAGTCCCTCACTGAAGACGTCCTGGACACATCAGAGGAAGGGATCGTTGTAGTAGATCGCGACGGACTGGTGGTGTGGGCAAACGAAACTACGGAAGATTTACTCGGAGTTGACAGAGACGATATCCAAGGGGCTGACTACAGTCGCATTGCTTCTGAATCGTACAAGGAATATCCCTCAGGTGAGCAAACACTGTCTGACCTCGTAACTCATTCTCTAGAGAATATGAATTCCGAAGTCGAAGCCGTCGTCCGTATCCCTGAAACGGCTTCGAAAGAGCAGCAGTGGTTGGAGTACTGGAGCGGACCGATCGAAACTGGTCTTTATGCCGGTGGGCGGATTGAACACTACCACAATATTACTGAGAGGTACGCGTATGAACAACAGCTTGAGGATCTGCATGCGGTTTCTCGCGATCTAATGACAGCGGACTCGGAACGTAGCATCGGCGAGACCGTGACAACTGCCGCAGTCGGGGAACTCGGATTCGAGTTTGCTGCGATATATACACGAGAAGAGCACACGGGACGCTTGATCCCACTCGCACACGCATCCACGGAGGATATTACTGAAATCGAACTTCCTTCCATCTCTGAAGGAGACACACCAGTCTGGACAGCCTACGTGACTCGAACAGAACAGTTGAGTCCCGAAGACGAAGACGTTACACATACCCAGTCGAGCCAGTGGTTGGCAGAGGAGTTCTCGTCGTGGCGACTCTACTCACTAGAATCAGAGGGGGTTCTGTTGGTGGGTATGACCACAACGCCAGAGATTCCCTCGAGAAAGAACAAATTGGCAAAGACGTTAGCAGCGAACGCAGCAAGCGCATTCGAACGAACAGCCCAAGAGGCGGCCCTTCGGGAACGTGACCAGCGATTAAACGAGCAAAACGAACGGCTGACACGACTGGATCGCATCAACACACTGATACGGTCGATAAGTGCCACGGTTATCAGTGCAAATACACGAGAAGAACTGGAGCAAGAGGTCTGTAATGCTTTAGCTCATCTGAATCTGATTAGCGGGGCGTGGATCGGTAAAAAAGATATTAATACGAATACGATCGAGGTCAGAGCCAAAACGGAGTCGCTCCAATATCAAAAAGTGGGGGCGAACGACACTCCAGCAGATGACAATACCCAACGGAATCACTCTAAATTGCCACCTGCTGAACGGGCATACAAGATTGAAGGTTCGGTCGTGGAGAACGACTTAATGACCGCTCGCTCCGAAACGGAGTGGGAACAAGACGCACTGAAAAATGGCACCAACTCGATTGTGGCTGTACCACTACAGAGCGAGGCTTCGATCCTTGGCGTATTAGAAGTCCACTCCAAACTGCCAAACGCCTTCGCTGAAGAAGAGGTGACAGCCCTCACAGAGCTCGGTCAAATAATAGGTCACGGGATATCAGCACTCCGGCAAAAGGCGGCGCTTCTATCCGGTGGGGGCACAATTCTCGAAATCCAGTTCGAGGACGATACTGGCCTTGCAACTCTTGTTTCGGATATGGAGACGGATCTCGAAGTGTTGAATGTAGTGACTGAGAGTCCAGATCACCTCCTGTTCGCGCGAGTGACCGGTGAAAACGTGACCCCCGAGGCGTTCGAAGCCGCTGGTTTCGATCCAGAGACGGTCATTTTGAGCGACTCTCGAAATGGTATCTACTGTAAAGTCCCGGTGCGGAACAGCAGCTTTTGCGAGAAACTGACCGACCAAGGAGTTGCGATAAATCAAATCACAAACGCTTCCGAGTCCAACGAGATCGTGGTTTCAGTAACCGTGCCATTCACCGTCGACGTCGGGGAATATCTGAGTTCACTCCGGGAAGACTACACTGATCTCACCCTGTTATCCAAACTGGATAGTGAGCGAGGAGAAACTAATACCTCTCTCTCAGCACGTCTTGATGGAGCTCTTACCGCCCGGCAAGAAGAAGTCTTACAGACGGCGCTCTACGCAGGGTATTTTAATTGGCCGCGGGATGCCGATTCGACGTCGATTGCCAAGACTCTCGATATCGCACAGTCAACGTTCAACCAACATCTTCGAGCTGCTGAGTCTAATCTGCTGACGACTCTCTATCAGGATTCAACCGAGCCGTGACCTGCCTCAGTATCACGTTCTACAGTACTCGGGCTGTCCTGCTTATCGACATTCGGAAAACTGGTTCCAAATAGTGGGCCTTTCCATATAGGCATTAAACTTGGCAACCCGATATTAGAGGGTAGAAGACGTTTTATTGTAGAATAGATGTATTCTGTATGGCCGAAAGCTCTTCGCACCGAGAGTCCAGACCCGAAGGATGGAGTACGGATTCGCTCATTATCCGGGAATTTGACAGGCCCGTTTGTGTCTCGGAGGCGGTCATTGAGACGCTTATGGAAGCTGTCGAATACTGGCCGGACTTCAATAGATCTCCTCCAGTATTCGAATTCGTGGATGCAGACAAGTTAGATGGCTTGTTCAAAACGCGTGCAGTCGACGAGACCAGCCATATGCCCTCTGTGGAGTTTCTCTTTCAGCACGCCCTTGTGACGGTTCTGTATGGATCAACAGTGCGTGTCATCGTCGAACGAGATGCGTGAGTGAGAATAGATGACCCATTCCAGTACCGTTCTGATCGTCGAAGACGAAGAGAATCTCGCTGACTTGTTTGGCATTTGGCTACAGGAGCAGTTCGAGGTTCATGTGGCCTATTCCGGGGAAGATGCACTGGAAATCTTCGCTGAGGAACCGATTGATATTGTCCTTTTAGATCGTCGAATGCCGGGCCTCTCTGGCACGGAGGTGCTACAATCAATTCGTGAAGGCGGCGATGCCCAGCAGGTGATCATGGTAACAGCTGTTCAGCCAACGGAAGACCTAGCGTCCATCGATGTGGATGACTATCTTCTCAAACCAATCGACCGGACAAAGCTTCTTCGAGCTGTGGAAGCTGCAGAGCTGATTCTAACATACGAAGATTCACTCACAGAGCTTCTCTCACTCACCGCGAGGAAAGCCACGTTAGAAGCGAACCTTGACAAAACAGAGCTGGAAAAGGACGATCGATACGGCGATCTCCTCCAGAGAATACGGGAGTTGGAGGAGGAAGCTGATACGACACTTCAGCGTCTCGAAACAGATTATCAGATCGATATGCTGGTCAGAGACCAGCGTATCGGATCCCAACCTGTAGAGCAGTTCTGATATGGTGCGAGGAGCCGTGGCATCCACTAATTGTGCTCCCAGCAGCAGTATCGAAGTACTCGCAGAAAATAAATATCCGCTGCTCATCGGATTGGTCTTCGTACGAGCTATAGATGCGAGTCTCACGTACTATGGGCTAAGCATCGGACTGCGAGAAGCCAATCCGATTGTCGTACTTATTGTTGAGACTCTCGGAATCATCCCCGGCCTATTCTTTCTCTCGTCGGTGTCACTAGTGTTATTATTCTTTCTTGGTGAATACCTGCTTCCCTGGGTCGCACAATCGAGACATAATATCGATCTGTGGAGCAATGTAGCATACCTTTCAGTTTTGGTCGTATGGAGCGCTGTGTCGCTTCATAATATGGTACTCATTTGGATATGAGATTGATCGAGTTTGTCGGTTTATTATTATATGTTTCAATTGTGTTAATTAGATCATTTGCTATGCTGCTTTCTCTGCTTTAATTTCTGTAATGAAGGTCCAAACCCTCATTTTATAAACGGTTTAGGAGGATGCCTTAGCCCTGCGGCAATTCACGGATTAAAACTGGATAGAGTATTGGCACTTATTAGCAGAGGCAATCTACGAGTTACACTATACATGACATCCTCCGCGCCGTGAACGGCGCGGTTTCCCAAGCGTTGGGATATTATGGTTCGCGGGACGCCCACTCTTGTGGGGCGACTTGCCCCGTGGATTTGTCGAACAGGCGCACCGCTGGCTGTGCCATCCAGCCGTTATCCCTATCTCCCCCGTCACAGACGAGATTCGGGAGTACCTTCTGTCGGATGTTCTCGGCTCCGTTCACGTCGGCGTTGGCGACCACCCCGCACTCGTCGCAGACGTACAGCCCACGTTCGACGCGCTGGCTGTCGTCGGTCGTCCCACAGGATGCACACGATTTGGACGTGCCGCGCTCGTCCACGAGCTCGACGCTGATGCCGCGCTCGGCGGCTTTGTATTCCAGCATCTCGATGAAGCGGTCGAACGCCCATCCGTGCAGGTCCAGATTGCCGTGGTCGCCCCAATCGGCGTCCTCGCGGATACCAGAGAGGTCTCCCACGGCAATCGTCCCGACGTTGCGGGCCGCACACTCAGCTACCACATCCTTCGAGACGGCGTCCAAGAAGTGGTCACGCCGCCCCCGGCGCTTCCGGTCTAGTCGTTGCGCTTTGTGGGAGTCGCTGTCGTCGCACGTCGCTCGCTCCTTCTGGAAGTAGTAGTCGTCCTCTTTGAGTGCGCCGCCGGGGTACAGCAGGGCCTCGTCTCCGACCGCGACGGCGGCAAAGTTGCAGATGCCGAGGTCGATACCTGCCACCCGGTCGCCGGGAGGGTCCGGGTCGCCAGTGTCGACGCGACAGACGATGTGCAACTCCCACTCCTTACCGGTCCAGACCGCCCGGACCTGCTGGACGTGCTGTACGTCCACATCCGGGTCGGTGGCGTACTCGCAGAGAACGAAGTCCGACCACGACTTTTTGAGATTCGCTCCTTTCGAGAGTCGAATCCTGTTGTGGTCGGGATCGTGTTTGAAACCGTCCTCTTTGAACGTGACCGTCGAGCGGGGATGCTCGTCGCCCTGCTTGCGGTAGCCGGGTGGGTTCGCGTCCCCGTTGCCCTTTTGACGGTGGGCGTACCACGAGTCGAACGCTTCAGCCAATTCTTCGAGAATTGCCTGACTGGATTGAGCGTTCAAATCCGCGTAGCGTTCGTGACTCTTGAGGTACGCTTTGAGCGTGCCGTGGTCTGGAATCGTGCCGGTTTCACTCCAGATACAGTCGCAGGTCCACCGGGCGACGTTCCAGAGTTTCGAGGCGGCGAACCCAAGCGAATTGAGGTCGTCGCGCACCTGCTGGTGGTTGCGAATGGACGCAACGTAGGTGCGCGTGACCAGATTCGCCATACATAGCCTGTGTCGGAGTGGCTACATAATGGCGTGCCAACCGGAGTGAAAGTGGAATATCCGGCCCGACAGACCCGCGTGGACTGTGGCACCGGGCTTACGCGATTCACGCCCGGCGTGAACGCCGGGATTCTCTCGCTGTTAGAAGATAGATAGTAAGGCCAATACTTAGACGTTGACAATATTGATCAGGTATATCTATTGGGTTCAGAATTATGTTCTTCGTCAATAATAATCGAACCGGATACCTCTCAAACTGGTATCCAGCGAAGCGTCAGAGGCACACCCACCCCACCCCACCCTTCACCCCCGTTTAATTAAATATAACACGCGTTTTGAGTTCGTTCTACTTTCTATAGACTGATGCCCTACACCAGTCAGTCCTGTCGGACTGTGTTTCGACGGATCGCCCAACGACAATATAGTGAGTGGCCGGCGTACAATTCGACACCACTGTACGATCGAACGTCGCTCGCTGGACTGGAATCTGATATCCGGACAGTCTCAGAGACGTGCTTCGATCACGATAGTCACGACTCTATCGAGGAGTTCGTCTGTACACTCCCGCTAGCCTACTTTCGATTTAGCGCCCATGATCAGTATGCGGGGTCGACACGCTACCAGATGGCCACTCTCTTCCGGGTGTTCGTCCTGCAAGAATGCCACGGGTGGGAGCACGAAACCGCACTCGTTGGCTACCTCAGGAACCACCCTGAACTCCGCGATAAACTGGGGTTCGAGACGATCCCGTACCAATCGACACTGTGGCGAAGCTGGCACGAGCGGTTCACCCCTGACCTCCGAGAGACTGTCGAGACAGCGGCTCGAACGATTCTCATCAAAGCACAGAATGCAGGTGTCGCGGTTCCGCGTGAGCCGGCACGAAAGCTCCGATACCACGGGAACGAGTCTGGTGAGTCAGACC from Halorubrum salinarum harbors:
- a CDS encoding response regulator, with protein sequence MTQNGNTKILVVEDDQSLAELYAEWLSDRYVVETAYSGEEALEAFDATVDIVLLDRMMPGLSGGEVLTRLRQYESNCQVVIVSAVTPDFDIVKMGFDAYLEKPVEADDLEDVISQMLTRAEYNEDLQELFSLIERQSTLEAVMDPDTLETSPKYQALTDQITELEDKVERYLQNLPDRDFRVAIERLQRTAAERREQQQYQSLTEDVLDTSEEGIVVVDRDGLVVWANETTEDLLGVDRDDIQGADYSRIASESYKEYPSGEQTLSDLVTHSLENMNSEVEAVVRIPETASKEQQWLEYWSGPIETGLYAGGRIEHYHNITERYAYEQQLEDLHAVSRDLMTADSERSIGETVTTAAVGELGFEFAAIYTREEHTGRLIPLAHASTEDITEIELPSISEGDTPVWTAYVTRTEQLSPEDEDVTHTQSSQWLAEEFSSWRLYSLESEGVLLVGMTTTPEIPSRKNKLAKTLAANAASAFERTAQEAALRERDQRLNEQNERLTRLDRINTLIRSISATVISANTREELEQEVCNALAHLNLISGAWIGKKDINTNTIEVRAKTESLQYQKVGANDTPADDNTQRNHSKLPPAERAYKIEGSVVENDLMTARSETEWEQDALKNGTNSIVAVPLQSEASILGVLEVHSKLPNAFAEEEVTALTELGQIIGHGISALRQKAALLSGGGTILEIQFEDDTGLATLVSDMETDLEVLNVVTESPDHLLFARVTGENVTPEAFEAAGFDPETVILSDSRNGIYCKVPVRNSSFCEKLTDQGVAINQITNASESNEIVVSVTVPFTVDVGEYLSSLREDYTDLTLLSKLDSERGETNTSLSARLDGALTARQEEVLQTALYAGYFNWPRDADSTSIAKTLDIAQSTFNQHLRAAESNLLTTLYQDSTEP
- a CDS encoding PAS domain S-box protein — translated: MSDGDAYTEHTPAGLLELSSELNQAGSIEDVSVVAVRMLDLNFDAPLSAIWEYDEEGNELRPIAESTEAQEVIGDAPILPLDSLAGRVYRQNRPEAFDDVHEADGTYNSDTPIRSEILVPISDFGVLSVGATEVDAFTQKDAELAKLVASNLEPAISRIRHLEELQAERDWTHTLFEGSNDAIFISDSDANFVQVNQAACELTGYEREELLSMRIPDLHEEVDLHAYQDYHDQILAGEPATTEAKLLRSDDSKIDVEFSNRRIERDGTAYMHTVARDVTEQRERRRRLESFQSAIENASDGIAILENEEYTYVDQTHADIYGFEDKNELLGQTWHELYTDPVEVEHIEDEALSALWSDGEWRGTVTASPEGKGEFPTELSLTRLEDDRIVCVVRDVSEKYRRQAELRENERRFESVFEDPEMLVGLLETTGEVINVNETALEYVSHAKDELLGEPIWEGDWWSHSKTLQDDLKDWIERAAAGEYVSFQAEHLDQDGNMRFFTGTIRPVTGESGVESLVISSRDITPREQRRRELETFQQAVEDAKDGFAILEDGEYTYIDETHVDMYGFDDTDQLIGNSWRMLYDEDEVERLESEAFPVLESEGHWRGKVTGSQPGGTTFPAEISLTIIDDGPLVCTVRDETERQQRERELELKEQAIDSSNVGVMITDPQREDNPIEYVNKGFTDITGYQEDDALGRNPRFLQGPETDPDEISKLREAIAAGEPVTVELKNYRKDGSEYWNRLSVTPVTDADGTLSKFIGIQQDVTGRRQRTRSLAEQNRKLELVLSGTDTGIAEWSLETDQISFDDTLVDLLGHDPDNYEEFVQIVAPEDRDRVRESLERVGETNDLSADFRVIDANEQTRWIHTDAVLIPDDETGERLVAIATDITEQKRRIRQIQQERKRFEILSESLEEYAFVLLDDDGQIDSWNDGAADIFGYDEEAAIGMPAAELHPEQDQKRGIADRLLKQASLAGESTHEGQRVRQDGSSFPAEVSYVPLQTEDGVFLGYGMVIRDLTNQRQQRRRTERFVEESVDVVSILDRDGCFTYLSGSAERVLGYDPTQLNQESVFDIIHPEDRERVMEAFFAAVEDSDSSVQLEFQAMDADEEWITVEARGRNLFDDEAIGGFLLYIRDISNIKEQTKKFESVFNQTFQLTGLLTQSGEILELNDPLTEFGGTGVEESRGTPLWECPLFAHSSEVQTQIRQAVTEASSGSFVRFNVEAEGVDGLASFDFSVKPISSQRGELSFLVFEARDVTAQEQRRRHVQVLHRIMRHNIRNDLTKLRGYVDLLASDTETDTREQRAATIRDILDKWERMANKTQELQNILTSESALASHQSAQQIAEDIQAKKEDEHANANITITADHDIEPQIPSNLEKAISELVENAITANDTEHPSVQISVSQPDERWVEVCVSDTGPGLPEMEKNLLETGEETPLSHGQGLGLWMVRALVTRAGGSISVDTSGDGSEIRLEVPTQPAREDSQKPGIVS